The following proteins are co-located in the uncultured Draconibacterium sp. genome:
- the ltrA gene encoding group II intron reverse transcriptase/maturase codes for MNLWNETKSVPISKTMVWEAYKKVKANKGSAGVDQISMEEFDADRSKHLYKLWNRMASGSYFPPPVKEVEIAKKDGKTRKLGIPTISDRVAQMVVKDYLEPRFESIFSDNSYGYRPKRNAHQALAMVRENCRLTNWVIDLDIKGFFDNINHEKLLTALKKHTSENWCLFYIKRWLNVPVLKKSGELVQKQGKGTPQGGVISPLLANLFLHYAMDKWLELKHKTVSFVRYADDAIIHCKSKAHAEWLLRKLRERLNACGLELHPEKTKLIYCRDYRRHGDHPIVKFDFLGYSFQPRTTKSPKTGKLFLGYDCAISINSKKRIADKMEELDIVGLTYKSIVGVAQFLNPYIRGWINYFGKFRKHELNPIFQLLRKRIVRWVRRRYKRYKTSVNRAYKWFETVRKQFPMLFYHWQIGLCG; via the coding sequence ATGAATTTATGGAATGAGACAAAATCAGTACCTATAAGCAAAACCATGGTATGGGAAGCTTATAAGAAAGTTAAGGCCAACAAAGGAAGTGCAGGCGTTGACCAAATCAGCATGGAAGAATTTGATGCTGACAGGTCGAAACACTTGTACAAACTTTGGAACCGCATGGCGTCGGGCAGTTATTTCCCTCCTCCTGTTAAAGAAGTTGAGATAGCTAAGAAAGACGGTAAAACCCGAAAACTTGGAATCCCAACAATCTCCGACAGGGTAGCACAAATGGTTGTAAAAGATTACTTAGAGCCGAGATTCGAGTCAATATTCAGTGATAATTCGTACGGTTATCGTCCAAAGCGTAATGCCCATCAGGCACTTGCAATGGTACGTGAGAATTGTAGGTTGACAAACTGGGTAATCGACCTCGATATAAAAGGTTTCTTTGACAACATCAACCATGAGAAATTATTGACTGCCTTAAAGAAACACACAAGCGAAAATTGGTGCTTATTTTACATTAAACGATGGTTGAATGTGCCAGTGCTAAAGAAATCAGGAGAACTGGTTCAAAAGCAGGGCAAAGGAACGCCACAGGGAGGTGTGATAAGCCCTTTATTAGCCAACTTGTTTCTGCATTACGCCATGGATAAATGGCTTGAACTAAAGCATAAAACGGTGAGTTTTGTTCGCTATGCCGACGACGCAATAATTCACTGTAAGAGCAAAGCCCATGCAGAATGGCTGCTAAGAAAATTACGTGAACGGCTTAATGCTTGTGGTTTGGAGTTGCACCCTGAAAAGACAAAACTTATATACTGTCGTGATTATCGCCGTCATGGCGACCATCCGATAGTTAAGTTCGATTTTCTTGGTTATTCTTTTCAACCACGCACAACCAAATCACCTAAGACAGGAAAACTGTTCCTTGGATACGATTGTGCAATTAGTATTAATTCGAAGAAACGTATTGCAGACAAAATGGAAGAATTGGATATTGTTGGTTTAACTTACAAAAGCATTGTAGGCGTCGCCCAGTTTTTAAACCCGTACATTCGGGGTTGGATAAACTACTTTGGTAAGTTCAGGAAACACGAATTGAATCCAATCTTTCAACTACTGCGAAAGCGCATCGTGCGCTGGGTTAGAAGAAGGTATAAACGTTATAAAACCAGTGTAAACCGTGCCTATAAATGGTTCGAAACTGTAAGGAAACAATTTCCTATGCTGTTTTACCATTGGCAAATAGGATTATGTGGATAA
- a CDS encoding type II toxin-antitoxin system RelE/ParE family toxin gives MYFIEKTVEFDKWLRKLKDLRAKAKILFRIQKLERDEHFGDCKPVGEGIRELKINYAKGYRVYFYEKDGKIIILLIGGDKSTQQKDIEKAKVILKSLKK, from the coding sequence ATGTACTTTATTGAGAAAACAGTTGAGTTTGACAAATGGCTTCGAAAACTTAAAGATTTAAGAGCCAAAGCAAAAATATTATTCCGAATTCAGAAACTTGAACGGGACGAACACTTTGGTGATTGCAAACCGGTTGGAGAAGGTATTCGAGAATTAAAAATAAATTATGCTAAAGGTTACAGAGTTTATTTTTACGAAAAAGACGGAAAAATAATTATTCTACTCATTGGTGGAGACAAATCGACTCAACAAAAAGACATTGAAAAGGCAAAAGTTATTTTAAAAAGTTTAAAAAAGTAG
- a CDS encoding addiction module antidote protein, with product MEASKFDIADYLDSNEMIAEYLNTVLEEGDNSDVIAAIGHIAKAIGMTKIAEETGLSRPSLYKALSDGAKPQFETIMKVLKAIGGQIKINPIGGVA from the coding sequence ATGGAAGCTTCAAAATTTGACATAGCGGATTATTTAGACAGTAATGAAATGATTGCAGAATATCTCAACACAGTATTAGAAGAAGGAGATAATTCTGATGTTATTGCAGCAATAGGTCACATTGCAAAAGCAATTGGAATGACTAAAATAGCAGAAGAAACAGGACTTAGTAGACCAAGTTTATATAAAGCTTTATCTGATGGGGCTAAACCACAATTTGAAACCATTATGAAAGTTTTAAAAGCTATTGGAGGTCAAATTAAAATAAATCCAATTGGAGGAGTCGCTTAA
- the ltrA gene encoding group II intron reverse transcriptase/maturase codes for MNLWNETKSVPISKTMVWEAYKKVKANKGSAGVDQISMEEFDADRSKHLYKLWNRMASGSYFPPPVKEVEIAKKDGKTRKLGIPTISDRVAQMVVKDYLEPRFESIFSDNSYGYRPKRNAHQALAMVRENCRLTNWVIDLDIKGFFDNINHEKLLTALKKHTSENWCLFYIKRWLNVPVLKKSGELVQKQGKGTPQGGVISPLLANLFLHYAMDKWLELKHKTVSFVRYADDAIIHCKSKAHAEWLLRKLRERLNACGLELHPEKTKLIYCRDYRRHGDHPIVKFDFLGYSFQPRTTKSPKTGKLFLGYDCAISINSKKRIADKMEELDIVGLTYKSIVGVAQFLNPYIRGWINYFGKFRKHELNPIFQLLRKRIVRWVRRRYKRYKTSVNRAYKWFETVRKQFPMLFYHWQIGLCG; via the coding sequence ATGAATTTATGGAATGAGACAAAATCAGTACCTATAAGCAAAACCATGGTATGGGAAGCTTATAAGAAAGTTAAGGCCAACAAAGGAAGTGCAGGCGTTGACCAAATCAGCATGGAAGAATTTGATGCTGACAGGTCGAAACACTTGTACAAACTTTGGAACCGCATGGCGTCGGGCAGTTATTTCCCTCCTCCTGTTAAAGAAGTTGAGATAGCTAAGAAAGACGGTAAAACCCGAAAACTTGGAATCCCAACAATCTCCGACAGGGTAGCACAAATGGTTGTAAAAGATTACTTAGAGCCGAGATTCGAGTCAATATTCAGTGATAATTCGTACGGTTATCGTCCAAAGCGTAATGCCCATCAGGCACTTGCAATGGTACGTGAGAATTGTAGGTTGACAAACTGGGTAATCGACCTCGATATAAAAGGTTTCTTTGACAACATCAACCATGAGAAATTATTGACTGCCTTAAAGAAACACACAAGCGAAAATTGGTGCTTATTTTACATTAAACGATGGTTGAATGTGCCAGTGCTAAAGAAATCAGGAGAACTGGTTCAAAAGCAGGGCAAAGGAACGCCACAGGGAGGTGTAATAAGCCCTTTATTAGCCAACTTGTTTCTGCATTACGCCATGGATAAATGGCTTGAACTAAAGCATAAAACGGTGAGTTTTGTTCGCTATGCCGACGACGCAATAATTCACTGTAAGAGCAAAGCCCATGCAGAATGGCTGCTAAGAAAATTACGTGAACGGCTTAATGCTTGTGGTTTGGAGTTGCACCCTGAAAAGACAAAACTTATATACTGTCGTGATTATCGCCGTCATGGCGACCATCCGATAGTTAAGTTCGATTTTCTTGGTTATTCTTTTCAACCACGCACAACCAAATCACCTAAGACAGGAAAACTGTTCCTTGGATACGATTGTGCAATTAGTATTAATTCGAAGAAACGTATTGCAGACAAAATGGAAGAATTGGATATTGTTGGTTTAACTTACAAAAGCATTGTAGGCGTCGCCCAGTTTTTAAACCCGTACATTCGGGGTTGGATAAACTACTTTGGTAAGTTCAGGAAACACGAATTGAATCCAATCTTTCAACTACTGCGAAAGCGCATCGTGCGCTGGGTTAGAAGAAGGTATAAACGTTATAAAACCAGTGTAAACCGTGCCTATAAATGGTTCGAAACTGTAAGGAAACAATTTCCTATGCTGTTTTACCATTGGCAAATAGGATTATGTGGATAA
- a CDS encoding IS256 family transposase, whose protein sequence is MESEEFKAMRDKALEQLRNGQSLTGKDGVFAPLLKEFIESALDAEMSSHLDDFERISGNKRNGKKSKTLKTDSGEIEITTPQDRNSSFEPQLVKKRETVLADNLAPKIIGLYGLGMSFRDISNHIKEMYDVDISHSTLSEITERVIPQVKAWQSRPLESLYTIVWLDAMHYKVRDEGRVVSRAVYNVLAVNKEGRKELIGMYISESEGANFWLSVLTDLKSRGVEDILIASIDNLSGFSEAIASIFPKVEIQLCIVHQVRNSIKYVASKDQKVFMKDLKKVYQAVNKSQAETELINLEERWGNKYPVVIKSWNTNWDKLSAYFQYDEQIRRLIYTTNPVEGFHRQVRKVTKTKGAFPNDMALLKLIYLATENISKKWTQPLQNWGLTAQQLKIKFGDRMKLDL, encoded by the coding sequence ATGGAAAGTGAAGAATTTAAAGCAATGCGTGACAAAGCCCTTGAGCAGTTACGCAATGGACAATCCCTAACAGGAAAAGATGGTGTTTTTGCTCCCTTACTGAAAGAGTTTATTGAAAGTGCTCTTGATGCGGAGATGAGTTCCCATTTGGATGATTTTGAGCGAATATCAGGCAACAAACGTAATGGGAAGAAAAGTAAAACCCTGAAAACTGATTCGGGAGAAATTGAGATTACTACACCTCAAGACCGCAATAGCAGTTTTGAGCCACAACTTGTAAAAAAGCGAGAAACAGTACTGGCAGATAATCTTGCCCCTAAAATCATTGGATTATATGGTCTTGGGATGAGTTTTCGGGACATCTCGAATCACATCAAAGAGATGTACGATGTAGATATCTCGCATTCCACATTAAGCGAGATAACAGAGAGAGTTATTCCACAGGTTAAAGCGTGGCAAAGTCGCCCACTTGAATCGCTGTACACGATTGTCTGGCTTGATGCGATGCACTACAAGGTCAGAGATGAAGGCAGGGTGGTAAGCCGAGCTGTTTACAACGTATTAGCCGTTAACAAAGAAGGTCGAAAAGAACTAATCGGGATGTATATCTCAGAAAGTGAAGGGGCTAACTTCTGGCTTAGTGTACTGACTGACTTAAAATCCCGTGGAGTAGAAGATATTTTAATTGCCAGCATTGATAATCTGTCAGGATTTTCAGAAGCCATAGCAAGTATTTTTCCAAAGGTAGAAATCCAGTTATGCATCGTTCATCAGGTGCGGAACTCGATAAAGTACGTGGCATCGAAAGACCAAAAGGTTTTTATGAAAGACCTGAAAAAGGTATATCAAGCGGTCAATAAGAGCCAGGCAGAAACTGAACTTATCAACCTGGAAGAAAGATGGGGGAACAAATATCCTGTAGTCATCAAATCGTGGAATACCAACTGGGATAAATTATCGGCTTATTTTCAGTATGATGAGCAAATCCGTAGGCTCATTTACACGACCAATCCCGTAGAAGGTTTTCACCGTCAGGTACGAAAAGTTACCAAAACAAAAGGTGCTTTCCCAAACGATATGGCTTTGCTGAAATTGATTTATCTGGCAACCGAGAACATCTCTAAAAAATGGACACAGCCACTCCAGAACTGGGGACTTACAGCACAGCAACTGAAAATAAAATTTGGAGACAGGATGAAACTTGACCTCTGA
- a CDS encoding IS1182 family transposase, whose amino-acid sequence MQGKKVYSEKLFSNFQLSHRVPKTNFYRRLKEVLDLSFLYKETKSYYGNCGQKSIDPVVFFKLCLVGYLENIISDRKLIEHCAMRLDILFFLGFDIDEELPWHSTLSRTRQLFPESLFESVFEQVLTMCIEKGMVAGHTQSIDSAPVKANASMDSLELKVPEEKLEEYIRKARYLSRPDRKARHNKASEKQQTVTASARELNQLKSRTKNWQKTQDQRPGAGNKGAKYTSNKTHYSPTDPDARISVKPGKARKLNYNSNICVDTAHHVITDIKAYHANLKDSQYLQDVCRRLKPRLQKRGLLWNTVLADTGFSSGENYAFLEKEGLISYIPPHGTYKGGPEGFTYIKNGDYWLCRNNKKVTFRKITIEYGKNNNQKRLYLTRASDCKGCPYKPQCAGKAPEKRIAVTIYKAEYERAIKRIKSKRGRYLKTKRQSTVEPVLGTLTQFQGLRKINTRGIENANKCMHMSAIAYNLKKLLKFEQKQRKTMAMHTALPLFSNNRQIGLKRSLFSLPISLN is encoded by the coding sequence ATGCAAGGGAAGAAAGTTTATTCCGAGAAACTGTTTTCAAACTTCCAGCTATCACACCGGGTTCCCAAAACCAATTTTTACCGCCGCTTAAAAGAAGTCCTCGATTTATCCTTTTTATACAAGGAGACCAAGAGTTATTATGGTAACTGCGGTCAGAAAAGTATCGATCCCGTTGTGTTCTTTAAGTTGTGCCTGGTTGGCTACCTCGAAAACATAATCAGCGACCGGAAGTTAATAGAGCATTGCGCCATGCGCCTCGATATCCTGTTCTTTTTAGGTTTCGACATTGATGAAGAATTGCCCTGGCATAGCACATTAAGCCGTACACGTCAGTTATTCCCCGAAAGTTTGTTTGAATCGGTATTTGAACAAGTTCTTACAATGTGCATCGAAAAAGGTATGGTTGCCGGGCACACACAGTCCATCGATTCGGCACCGGTAAAAGCCAATGCCAGCATGGACAGCCTTGAATTAAAAGTGCCTGAAGAGAAACTGGAAGAATATATCCGTAAGGCACGTTACCTGAGCCGTCCCGACCGTAAGGCCAGACACAACAAGGCAAGCGAAAAACAACAAACCGTGACAGCCAGCGCCCGTGAGCTGAACCAACTGAAAAGCCGTACAAAAAATTGGCAAAAGACACAGGACCAGCGTCCGGGCGCAGGAAATAAAGGGGCAAAGTACACCAGTAACAAAACCCATTACAGCCCCACCGATCCTGATGCCCGGATAAGTGTAAAACCTGGCAAAGCCCGAAAACTAAACTATAACAGCAATATTTGTGTAGATACGGCACACCATGTAATTACCGACATAAAAGCATACCATGCCAATTTAAAAGACAGCCAGTATCTTCAGGATGTTTGCCGACGGTTAAAACCCAGGCTTCAGAAACGGGGTCTGCTATGGAATACCGTGTTGGCCGACACTGGCTTTAGCAGTGGAGAAAACTACGCATTTCTTGAAAAAGAAGGACTAATAAGTTACATTCCACCACACGGTACTTACAAAGGCGGACCGGAAGGATTTACTTACATTAAGAATGGTGATTACTGGCTCTGCCGAAACAATAAAAAAGTTACTTTCAGGAAGATAACCATAGAATACGGTAAAAACAATAACCAAAAGAGGCTTTACCTTACACGTGCCAGCGACTGCAAAGGCTGCCCTTACAAACCGCAGTGTGCAGGGAAAGCCCCCGAGAAGCGCATTGCCGTAACCATATACAAAGCGGAATATGAACGGGCAATAAAGCGGATAAAAAGCAAACGCGGAAGATACCTAAAAACAAAACGACAAAGTACGGTAGAGCCGGTTCTTGGGACACTTACCCAGTTTCAAGGGCTACGAAAAATAAATACCCGCGGAATTGAAAATGCCAATAAATGTATGCACATGTCGGCAATAGCTTACAATTTGAAAAAACTTTTGAAATTTGAACAAAAACAGAGAAAAACTATGGCAATGCACACCGCTTTGCCTTTATTCTCAAATAATCGGCAGATAGGCCTCAAAAGAAGCCTTTTCAGCTTGCCAATTTCGTTAAACTAA
- a CDS encoding IS1182 family transposase, with translation MKYLQGQNREQCYLFPVSLDDAVDADNEVRLIDVFVDRLKLEEFGFRADHVENGRPAYHPSDLLKLYIYGYLNQLRSSRKLEKECKRNIEVMWLLRSLKPDHNTIANFRRDNPRAIKKVFRETVKIATYFNLIGGTLIAGDSTKLRAQNSKKNNFNQKKIDRHLEYIENKLSEYEKALAESDGDKDEINKEIDKQNRRKKGYKKLEQQLKESGQSQISTSDPDSRHQITRNNITEVSYSAQTTVDAKNNIPIDYKITNANDKRAMGEMLRRAKTILRHNDFTALYDKGYHTGRELAIVDQLNINTLVAIPPFSGASHAPDLNYDVEHFDYNPETDTYTCPQGNTLKTTGYWHVAKNPNGEIAYRFRNYTTPKCKKCEVRPLCTKSAANGKQVRRSEFAVNIENNKKRIQKSEKLYKRRQAIVEHPFGTIKRQWGFSYIITKKGIQRASADFGFTMIAYNLRRIVNIVGIKELGKYLKNILLVLCSVITQLKLFLSQVNQIQYKTIKTSVMKSSFPCRLIKLNFNATGMRF, from the coding sequence ATGAAGTATTTACAAGGACAAAACAGGGAACAATGCTACCTTTTTCCGGTATCGCTTGATGATGCTGTTGATGCGGATAATGAAGTCAGGTTAATCGATGTATTTGTTGATCGCCTGAAACTGGAAGAATTTGGATTCAGGGCCGACCATGTTGAGAACGGCAGGCCGGCTTACCATCCGTCCGACCTGCTAAAACTATACATTTATGGCTACCTCAACCAGCTACGTTCATCCAGAAAACTGGAAAAGGAATGCAAACGAAACATCGAAGTAATGTGGCTACTCAGGTCTCTGAAACCCGACCACAATACCATCGCCAACTTTAGGCGCGACAACCCAAGGGCCATCAAAAAAGTATTCCGCGAAACCGTGAAGATTGCAACGTATTTTAACCTCATTGGAGGAACCTTGATTGCAGGCGACAGCACAAAGCTCCGTGCGCAAAACAGCAAGAAAAACAACTTTAACCAAAAGAAAATAGACCGCCACCTGGAATACATCGAAAATAAACTCTCGGAATATGAAAAGGCATTGGCTGAGAGTGATGGCGACAAAGACGAGATTAATAAAGAAATAGACAAACAAAACCGGCGCAAGAAAGGATACAAAAAGCTGGAACAACAGTTAAAAGAATCGGGGCAGTCACAAATCTCAACTTCTGACCCCGATAGCCGACATCAGATTACCCGTAATAATATTACCGAGGTATCTTACTCTGCTCAAACTACCGTTGATGCTAAAAACAACATCCCTATTGATTATAAAATAACCAATGCCAACGATAAAAGGGCCATGGGAGAAATGCTCCGAAGGGCAAAGACTATACTTCGGCATAACGATTTTACTGCCCTTTACGACAAAGGTTATCATACAGGCAGAGAACTGGCAATTGTCGATCAGCTTAATATAAACACACTCGTTGCAATTCCTCCTTTTTCAGGGGCTTCTCATGCACCTGACCTTAACTACGATGTAGAACATTTTGACTATAATCCAGAAACCGACACCTACACTTGTCCTCAAGGAAATACACTAAAAACAACAGGTTATTGGCATGTTGCTAAAAACCCAAACGGGGAGATAGCCTACAGGTTCAGAAACTATACCACCCCAAAATGTAAAAAATGTGAAGTGCGCCCACTCTGCACAAAATCAGCAGCAAATGGGAAACAGGTTAGACGAAGTGAGTTTGCTGTAAATATTGAAAACAACAAAAAGCGAATACAGAAAAGTGAAAAATTATACAAACGCAGGCAGGCGATAGTTGAACATCCGTTTGGAACAATAAAACGCCAGTGGGGTTTTTCTTACATTATCACCAAAAAAGGAATACAAAGAGCAAGTGCTGACTTTGGATTTACAATGATTGCCTACAACCTAAGGCGCATTGTTAACATTGTTGGAATAAAGGAGTTGGGGAAATACTTGAAAAATATTTTATTGGTTTTATGTTCAGTAATTACACAATTAAAGCTATTTTTAAGCCAGGTAAACCAAATACAATACAAAACAATAAAAACGTCAGTCATGAAATCCTCCTTCCCATGCCGCTTAATAAAACTAAATTTTAATGCCACGGGAATGCGTTTTTAG
- a CDS encoding transposase → MYKNDGILRRYSEGFKLKILAELSTGKYSKRELGDIYGVNRTTINEWVKKYNRKDLMNTRILVETEGETSRLKALQKEIKQLKELLIRKDLDKLALDSYLEVAAEKLGYKNVDELKKNLNIKP, encoded by the coding sequence ATGTATAAAAATGATGGTATCTTAAGAAGATACAGCGAGGGTTTCAAACTCAAAATTTTAGCCGAACTTAGTACAGGAAAATATTCCAAGAGAGAACTTGGGGACATTTATGGCGTTAACCGGACTACCATAAATGAATGGGTAAAAAAGTACAACCGGAAAGATTTAATGAACACAAGAATACTGGTGGAAACAGAAGGAGAAACATCTCGACTGAAAGCCTTGCAAAAGGAGATCAAGCAACTAAAAGAGTTGTTGATCAGGAAAGACCTTGACAAGTTGGCCCTGGATTCATACCTGGAAGTGGCAGCAGAAAAACTGGGGTATAAAAACGTGGATGAGTTAAAAAAAAATTTAAACATCAAGCCCTGA
- a CDS encoding IS3 family transposase, with the protein MKAAAITKHTGIASISEVCACYNLKRDAYYKYQQRWKRYKSVESRVIQLVKEERKELPRVGVRKLYEALQPSFEAARIKLGRDSLFDILRANNMLVKRKRAYAKTTNSYHHFHKYNNLIKELEITKPNQVWVSDITYIRTVKGFCYLALITDMYSRKIVGYDLSDSLELAGCLRALKKALWHTKPAAGLIHHSDRGVQYCSHMYVNELKRKGIEISMTEENHCYENAIAERVNGILKDEFYLDQCFFSNVHAKRAAKNAIKLYNNKRLHVSLGYKTPNSVFQNVA; encoded by the coding sequence ATGAAGGCTGCTGCAATTACAAAACACACAGGCATAGCAAGCATTTCAGAAGTATGTGCTTGCTATAACCTTAAGCGGGATGCATACTATAAATACCAGCAACGGTGGAAACGGTATAAGTCCGTTGAATCGAGGGTAATACAGCTTGTAAAAGAAGAACGAAAAGAACTGCCAAGGGTTGGTGTGCGCAAGTTGTATGAAGCCTTGCAGCCTTCTTTTGAGGCTGCACGTATTAAGCTCGGAAGGGATTCGTTATTTGATATCTTAAGGGCTAATAACATGCTGGTAAAACGCAAAAGGGCTTATGCTAAAACTACCAACTCCTACCACCATTTCCATAAATACAATAACCTGATAAAAGAGTTAGAAATTACAAAGCCAAACCAGGTTTGGGTGTCTGACATAACATACATCCGCACAGTAAAAGGCTTCTGCTATTTAGCCCTTATTACTGATATGTATTCACGGAAAATAGTAGGTTATGACCTCAGCGATTCGCTGGAGCTGGCTGGGTGCCTACGGGCCCTCAAAAAGGCCCTGTGGCACACAAAGCCAGCGGCCGGGCTTATACACCACTCCGACAGAGGGGTGCAGTATTGTAGCCATATGTATGTAAACGAGTTAAAAAGAAAAGGAATAGAAATCAGCATGACCGAAGAAAACCATTGCTATGAAAATGCTATTGCTGAAAGAGTTAACGGCATTTTAAAAGATGAATTCTACCTCGATCAGTGCTTTTTTTCAAACGTACATGCTAAACGTGCTGCAAAAAATGCTATTAAACTATATAATAACAAAAGGCTTCATGTATCTTTAGGGTACAAAACACCTAACTCGGTGTTTCAAAATGTAGCTTAA
- a CDS encoding integrase core domain-containing protein, translated as MPWKETTIMEEKIEFICEWNSGKYTITELCKGFGISRTTAYRMIQRYEKLGIEGLRMKAKAPINHPNRTNIEIEKRILCLKEKHKHWGAKKIKVLLFNDFPEIQIPSVVTIHNILSRNGMVCPQKRLRRVKPLYPIFDPKDCNEVWSADYKGKFLMGNKKYCHPLTIADSKSRFLFTAKAHYKENYKSVKEEFTRVFRKFGLPKQVHTDNGIPFGSVSAIQRFTTLSYWFIDLGILPVFSDPAHPEQNGRHERMHRDLKAACAAPSAYDLRAQQRRLNSFVREYNNLRPHEALEMRTPAREHQFSDIPFPEKIKPYVYPAHMKTMNVSKSGAMRWKAYYWVYMSSGLIGKQVAAEEIGNGVWKVFYRNVFLGYFNEKDIRDKQNITRLSTNLV; from the coding sequence ATGCCTTGGAAAGAAACAACTATTATGGAAGAAAAAATTGAATTTATTTGTGAATGGAACTCCGGGAAGTATACCATCACAGAGTTGTGTAAAGGATTCGGAATATCCCGGACAACTGCGTACAGGATGATACAGCGCTACGAAAAACTTGGGATTGAGGGCCTCCGGATGAAGGCTAAAGCACCCATAAACCACCCCAACCGGACAAACATAGAAATAGAAAAAAGAATTCTATGTTTAAAGGAAAAACATAAACATTGGGGTGCTAAAAAAATAAAGGTATTGTTGTTTAACGACTTTCCTGAAATCCAAATCCCATCGGTGGTTACCATTCACAACATATTGTCCAGGAATGGCATGGTATGCCCTCAAAAGCGTTTACGAAGGGTGAAGCCCCTGTACCCGATTTTCGACCCGAAAGACTGCAACGAAGTCTGGAGTGCCGATTACAAGGGTAAGTTTTTAATGGGCAATAAAAAATACTGTCACCCGCTGACCATTGCCGATTCTAAAAGCCGCTTCCTGTTTACGGCCAAGGCGCATTACAAAGAAAACTACAAGTCAGTAAAAGAGGAGTTTACAAGGGTTTTCAGAAAGTTCGGGTTGCCCAAACAGGTACATACCGACAACGGGATCCCCTTTGGCTCCGTTTCCGCCATCCAGCGCTTTACAACCTTATCGTACTGGTTTATCGACCTGGGCATCCTGCCCGTGTTTTCAGACCCGGCGCACCCCGAACAAAACGGAAGGCACGAACGAATGCACCGCGACCTGAAAGCGGCCTGTGCAGCCCCTTCGGCTTACGATTTAAGGGCACAACAGCGAAGACTGAACTCATTTGTCAGGGAATACAATAACCTCAGGCCTCATGAGGCTTTAGAGATGAGAACGCCTGCGCGTGAACATCAGTTTTCTGACATCCCTTTCCCCGAAAAAATTAAACCCTATGTCTATCCCGCACACATGAAAACAATGAATGTGTCTAAAAGCGGGGCAATGCGTTGGAAGGCTTATTACTGGGTGTACATGTCCAGTGGATTGATAGGTAAACAAGTTGCTGCTGAAGAAATTGGCAACGGTGTTTGGAAAGTATTTTACCGTAATGTATTTTTAGGTTACTTTAATGAGAAAGATATTCGTGATAAACAAAATATTACAAGGCTGAGCACTAATTTAGTGTAA